In the Elizabethkingia bruuniana genome, AACCCTATGTCCTTATGTGGTAAAATCCAAATTTCTTTTGTGCCTTTTGTGGTTAATAAGCATCAATTTGTGAGTTCAGATTTATGCCTTTCTGGTTTGGATCTTGAAATTGCATTTTCATTTTTTCTGCCAAAATTTCTTATCCTGAGAAAAACTCTGCCAATTTTTGACCATCAACTTGCAACTTGCAACCAATAATCAACTTGGCACATTGTTGGAGAAAACTAAACCAGAAATCAAAAAAATTAAGATAATTATGTCAGTAAACTTCAAACCATTAGCAGACAGAGTTCTTGTAGAACCAATCGCTGCAGAAACTAAAACTGCTTCAGGAATCATTATCCCGGACACTGCAAAAGAAAAGCCGCAAGAAGGAACAGTTGTAGCTGTTGGAAACGGTAAAAAAGACG is a window encoding:
- a CDS encoding co-chaperone GroES encodes the protein MSVNFKPLADRVLVEPIAAETKTASGIIIPDTAKEKPQEGTVVAVGNGKKDEPLTVKVGDKVLYGKYSGAELKLEGKDYLIIREADLLGIIG